The genomic region CCGGGCGTCACGCACGCGGAGTACGCGCGCCTGGCGCCGCTGCTGAGCGTGGCGGGAGACGGGATGATCAACGTGAACACCGCCCCCGCCGCCGTCCTGCGCACTCTGCCGGGGATCGACGCGGAGGGGGCGCAGGCGCTGGTGGCGCGCAGGAAGATGGGGCCGATGCTCTCGCCGTACGAGCTGCTGGGCGCACTGCCGCGCGCGTCGCAGTTCGGGGCGCAGGGAAGGCTGGCGGAGCTGAACGAGCGCGCGGCGTACCTCCCCCGCGCCGCCGAGGTGGAGGTGGTCGCCGCCCCGGATGGATCTCCCGTGCGCGCCCGCCTGCACGCGATCGCGGTGCTGGCGGGCAGAGAGCGCGCGGCGATCGTCGCCGTGACCGAGCGCTGAGAACGCGCGCCATGCCCTCCGCCTCCCCCAGCGACGCGCAGCTCCGCGCCTACCGCCTTGCCGCGCCCCCGCGCCCGCCCTCGCCCGGGGTTATCGGCGGGAGCGCCGGGGTCCTGGCGGCGCTGCGCACGGCCCGGCGCGTGGCCAACAGCAGCGCCACCGTCCTCATCCAGGGCGAGAGCGGCACGGGAAAGGAGCTGCTGGCGCGCGTAGTCCACGACGAGAGCGGGCGTGCCCCCTTCGTGGCCGTCAACTGCGCCGCCATCCCCGAGAACCTGCTGGAGAGCGAGCTCTTCGGCCACGAAAAGGGCGCCTTCACCGGCGCGCTCGGGCGCCGCGTGGGCCGCTTCGAGCGCGCGAACGGGGGCACGCTCTTTCTGGACGAGGTGGGGGACATGAGCCCCTCCATGCAGGCCAAGATCCTGCGCGCCCTGCAGGAGCACGAGGTGGAGCGCGTCGGCGGAGATCGGCCCATTGCGGTAGACGTGCGCGTTCTTGCGGCTACCAACCGCGATCTTGCGGCCGAAGTGGCGGCGGGACGTTTCCGCGAAGACCTCTTCTACCGGCTGGCGGTGGTGGTGCTCCACCTTCCGCCGCTGCGCGAGCGCGGCGGAGACGTGGAGCTGCTGGCGCGGCACTTCGTGGCCCACTTCGCCCGCCGCCACGGCCTGCAGGTGGACGAGGTGGCGCCGGAGGCGATGGCGCTGCTGCGGGCGTACCGCTGGCCGGGGAACGTGCGGCAGCTGGGCAACGTCATCGAGGGCGCGCTCCTGGTGGCCGACGGCTCCGTCCTCCTCCCTGAGCACCTCCCCCCCGACGTGCGCGCCGCGGCCGCCGATGGCCCCGAGCCGGTCCCCGCGCAAGGCGACCACCTCCTGCCGCTGCGCGAGATGGAGCGCATCCACATCAACCGCGCCCTGGCCCGCACCCGCGGCAACCTGGTGCAGGCCGCGGAGCTGCTCGGCATCCACCGCAACACCCTGCGCGACAAGCTGCGGCGGATGGGGTAGGCCCTCACCCCCGGCTCGTTACACTCGCCTGCCCCCTCTCCCGATAACAGGAGAGGGCTCCGCCCTCTGTTATCGAGAGAGGGGGCTGAACCCGTCGCACGGGCCGACCTCCGCGAATCACACCCACCCCTCGTAGGGGCAGACCTGCGTGTCTGCCCGCCGCCCGCCTTACGCACGCCGTTCTCCCCCTCTCCCGTTATCGGGAGAGGGGGCCGGGGGGTAAGGGCCTCCGCACGCAACTCACGACAGAGTTCTGTACATACGAATACTGTGCGCCCGCTGCACCGGGTGCACGGATTCTGTGCACCCTCAGCGCCCGAAAACGAACGTTGCAATTATGTAAACGCATACAGGAGGTACGTTTACAAATAAACAAAAGGTGGAACGCCGATTGCCTTCGTAATCATGTGTTCCCCCAGCACGCAGGCACGGAAGCGGGCCGCATTTGTAAGCGGACCGCCAGGGCGGCGAGGGGCGAGGGGGAAGCGCATCGGTACAACCACACACTGCGGGAGGGGGTATGCTACAAAGCCGAAGTCCGGCCGCAAGCTGGACGCGGAGGGGGCTCGCCGCGCTTCTGCTGGGAGGGGCCTCCGCGGGAGGCCTTCACGCCCAGTGCGCGAACACGACCGTGGCCGAAGTGGTCGCGCTCGATCAGGTGATCTTTTACAACCGGCTGGGTGCCCACGACCCGTCGGGGATGATGTACGCCCTCCTCAGCGACGTGGTGCCCATCAGCGGCACCTCGCTCTCGCCCGGCAACGTCCGGCTCCGCCCCGGAAAGCGGCCCCGCCCGCTCACCCTGCGCGTCAACCAGGGCGACTGCCTGGTGGTCAGCTTCACCAACCTCCTCTCCCCCACCCCCGGCAGCAACCAGCCGGGCACGCGCGCCGCATCGGTGCACGTGGTGGGGATGCAGCTCGTGAACGGGATCCAGGACGACGGCTCCAACGTGGGGCAGAACCCCACCAGCCTGGTGGAGCCCGGGAGCTCGGCCAAGTACCAGCTCTTCGCCGAGAAGGAGGGGACCTTCCTCCTCTACAGCACCGCCCAGACCACGGGCGGCGACGGCGACGGCGGCACCATCAACAAAGGGCTCTTCGGGGCCGTGAACGTGGAGCCGCCCGGCGCCGAGTGGTACCGCAGCCAGGTGACGGCGGCCGACATGCGCCTGGCCACCGCGCGCGACCAGTACGGGCAGCCGCGCACCACGCCGGGCGGGCAGCCGGTGATCGACTACGACGCGGTGTACCCCCCGGGGCACCCGATGGCGGGGCGCCCCATCCTCAAGATGGCGGTCAACGGGCAGATCCAGCACGCGGACCTCACGGCCATCATCACGGGGCCCAACAAGGGGCGCCTTCCCACGGGCACCTACCCGCAGGTGGTGGTGAACCGCGACCGCGAGAAGCCGTTCCGCGAAGTCACGGTGATCTTTCACGACGAAGCGGGGATCGTGCAGGCGTTCGACCGGCTCTACGAGGACCGTCAGTTCGAGCACACGCTGCACTCCGGCCGCGACGCCTTCGCCATCAACTACGGCACCGGCGGCATCGGCAGCGAGGTGATCGCCAACCGGATGGGCGTGGGGCCGATGAGGGACTGCAGCGAGTGCAAGCTCGAGGAGTTCTTTTTGTCGTCGTGGGCCGTGGGCGACCCGGCGATGGTGGTGGACGTGCCGGCCGACTTCGACGGCAACGGCGACGGCGTGGCGGACCCCGGGGCGAAGGCCACCAAGGCGCTCTTCCCGGACGACCCGTCCAACGTGTACCACAGCTACATGAACGACCACCTCAAGATCCGCAACCTGCACGCGGGTCCCAAGGAGCACCACATCTTCCACCTGCACGCCCACCAGTGGCTGCACACGCCCAACTCCGACGGGTCGAGCTACCTGGACAGCCAGGCCATCGGGCCGGGCGCCGGGTTCACGTACGAGATGACGTACGACGGGAGCTCCAACCGCAACAAGACCCCGGGCGACGCCATCTTCCACTGCCACTTCTACCCGCACTTCGCGCAGGGGATGTGGGGGCTGTGGCGCGTGCACGACACCTTTGAGGCGGGCACGGCGCTGGACGCCAACGGCCGCCCCGCGCCCGGCGCGCGCGCGCTGCCGGACGGCGAGATCGCGGCGGGAACGCCCATCCCGGGGCTGGTGCCGCTGCCGGACTACGCGCTGGCGCCCATGCCGAACAGGGCGGAGCCGGGCTACCCCTTCTTCGTTCCGGGGATCGCGGGGCACCGTCCGCCCAAGCCGCCGCTCGACACGCGCTTCGACGGCGGGCTCCCGCGCCACGTGGTGCGCGCGGGCACGGCCACCTTCCCGGCGCTCAACCGCCTGGACTTCAGCAAGCACGACGTGACCATGGTGGCCGACTCGCTGGACGAGGGCGGCACCCCGCTGGAGCGCGCCGCCATGGCGTTCCACGCGCGCCGCCTGCAGCCCACCTTCCGGGTGGACCCGGTGACGCTCTCCATCGTATCGGACAACTTCATCACCAACGGCCAGCCTGGCGCGCCGGGCGCACCCTACGCCGACCCCTGCGTGACCGACGACGGGCAGCGCGTGGGGACGCCGCGGCTGTACCAGGCGGCCTCGTTCCAGATCGACGCGAAGTACAACAAGGCGGGCTGGCACTACCCGCAGCACCGCATGTTCGGGCTGTGGATGGACGTGGACTCGTTCCGCACGGGCGTGCGCCCGCCGGAGCCGATGTTCATCCGCGCCAACACCAACGACTGCATCGAGTACCGCCTGGTGAACCTGGTGCCCGATGAGTACGAGATGGACGACTTCCAGGTGACGACGCCCACCGACGTGATCGGGCAGCACATCCACCTGGTGAAGTTCGACGTGACTTCCTCGGACGGCGCGGCGAACGGCTTCAACTACGAAGACGGCTCCTTCTCACCCGGCGAGACGGTGGGGCGCGTGCGGGCGATCCGGCGCCAGAACTCGTGCACCGGCACCGACTCGGGCGATCCGCGGGACAACACCTTCACCTGCCCCGTGGCCAGGGCGCACCCCTTCTTCGGGCCCGGCCCGGGCGGGGAGTGGGTCGGCGCCCAGGAGACGGTGCAGCGCTGGTACGTGGACGACGTGCGCGACGCCAGCGGCAAGGACCGCACGCTGCGCACCGTCTTCACCCACGACCACTTCGGCCCCTCCACGCACCAGCAGGCGGGCCTCTACGCCGGCCTGGTGACGGAGCCGCGCGGCTCGCGGTGGCGGGATCCCGAGACCGGCACCTTCTTCGGCACGCGCGGCGACGGCGGGCCCACCAGCTGGCGGGCGGACATCCTGACGGCGGTGGCGGACAGCAGCTACCGCGAGTTCAACCTGCAGCTGGCCGACTTCACGCTGGCGTACCAGAGCAGCGCCACGGGGCTGGGGCCGCACCCGCGCGAAGCCATCAACCCGCCGGGCAAGTTCGAGCCGAGCCCGGTGCTCCCGGACCTGCTGCGTCCGCCGGTGGCGGGTGCGTGCCCGGGCGGACAGCCGGCGCCGTGCCCGGAGCTGGTCTCGGCCAACGAGCCGGGAACGATGTCGGTGAACTACCGCAACGAGCCGCTGGCGCTGCGCGTCCGCGACCCGGGCACCAACACGCAGGCGATGGGGCTGGCCGGCGACTTCTCGCACGCCTTCCGCTCCGACGTGAAGCGCGCCGACTTCAACTTCAACTCGCAGCCCGCCTTCTACCGTCCGCTGACGGGCGACGTGCGGGCGGGCGACCCCTTCACGCCCATGCTGCGCGCCAAGGAAGGCGACCGCATCCAGATCCGCGTGCTGGTGGGCGCGCACGAGGAAGGGCACAACTTCAGCGTGCAGGCGCCGCGCTGGCTTGCCGAGCCCTCCAACCCGAACTCGGGTTTCCGCAACAGCCAGGGGATGGGAATCTCGGAGCACTACGAGTTCGTGCTGCCGCCGCTTCCCAAGAACTTCGTGGGGGCGCAGGCGGACTACCTTTACCGCGCGGGCTCGGCCACCGACGACCTGTGGAACGGCACCTGGGGGATCCTGCGCTCGTACGTGCGCGGCAACACCGGGCTGCAGGACATGCCGTACAACACGGGCGGCAACTTCACCGTGGCCAACATCGGCGACTTCCGGGGGATCTGCCCCAGGTCTGCGCCGATCCGCAACTTCGACGTGACCGCCATCGCGGCGTCGAGCGCCATCAGCGGGGGAACGCTGCGCTACAACACGCGCACCGGCGCGGCGGGCAACGGGCCGCTCAACGATCCGTTCGCCATCATGTACGCCCACACGAA from Longimicrobium sp. harbors:
- a CDS encoding type II secretion system protein GspK — its product is GGLAVLAERLREQLAKPTAAGAFAATDPLLVPAVEYRLEGIAVRATAYDARSRVQLNLAPEADLLTLFAAAGVEPGRAGALAAQVVRWRAAHARPPLAPDSSGRRLRPVPGAFATVADLREVPGVTHAEYARLAPLLSVAGDGMINVNTAPAAVLRTLPGIDAEGAQALVARRKMGPMLSPYELLGALPRASQFGAQGRLAELNERAAYLPRAAEVEVVAAPDGSPVRARLHAIAVLAGRERAAIVAVTER
- a CDS encoding sigma 54-interacting transcriptional regulator; this translates as MPSASPSDAQLRAYRLAAPPRPPSPGVIGGSAGVLAALRTARRVANSSATVLIQGESGTGKELLARVVHDESGRAPFVAVNCAAIPENLLESELFGHEKGAFTGALGRRVGRFERANGGTLFLDEVGDMSPSMQAKILRALQEHEVERVGGDRPIAVDVRVLAATNRDLAAEVAAGRFREDLFYRLAVVVLHLPPLRERGGDVELLARHFVAHFARRHGLQVDEVAPEAMALLRAYRWPGNVRQLGNVIEGALLVADGSVLLPEHLPPDVRAAAADGPEPVPAQGDHLLPLREMERIHINRALARTRGNLVQAAELLGIHRNTLRDKLRRMG